From Dermochelys coriacea isolate rDerCor1 chromosome 9, rDerCor1.pri.v4, whole genome shotgun sequence, one genomic window encodes:
- the CITED1 gene encoding cbp/p300-interacting transactivator 1, translating to MSSLVYPSLGMKDRKAVTILHYPGVGMNVSKASTGPHITSAGMMAPSVTPLPSKQPSFTLPTAPHLLASMQLQKLNSQYHAMGVSGHPAEAGPIQSWGFGAQPLGQGALAPPAGTHSPGIIDSDPVDEEVLMSLVVELGLDRANELPELWLGQNEFDFAADFPSSR from the coding sequence ATGAGCTCTCTGGTTTATCCCAGCCTGGGCATGAAGGACCGCAAAGCAGTGACCATCCTGCACTACCCTGGGGTGGGCATGAACGTCAGCAAGGCCAGCACGGGACCCCACATCACCAGTGCAGGCATGATGGCCCCCTCTGTGACCCCCCTGCCTTCAAAGCAGCCCTCCTTCACCCTGCCAACAGCCCCTCACCTGCTGGCCAGCATGCAGCTGCAGAAACTCAACAGCCAGTACCATGCCATGGGGGTCTCGGGGCACCCAGCAGAAGCTGGGCCCATCCAGAGCTGGGGCTTTGGAGCCCAGCCCCTGGGCCAAGGGGCActggctccccctgctggcaccCACAGCCCTGGCATTATTGATTCCGATCCGGTGGATGAGGAGGTGCTGATGTCACTGGTGGTGGAACTGGGCCTGGATAGAGCTAATGAGctcccagagctgtggctgggccAGAACGAGTTTGACTTTGCTGCAGATTTCCCTTCCAGTCGCTGA
- the LOC122455948 gene encoding uncharacterized protein LOC122455948, whose amino-acid sequence MGEMGYTRNTQQCHVKIKELWQTYQKTREVNCRSGSAPQTCCFYEALHAILCGDPTPTPKHSMDTSQEPWVTSSNNKEDIVDEEEEEEENVRQASRGSILPDSQELFLALEPVPSQDQLAAEHDAGEGTFAETLSVGTSSTLGQRLSQIRRQKKKTREDMFNELVRTSESDKKELRAWRIALSDNLHMDREEGEHAGNKNVAHRKRCCGL is encoded by the exons ATGGGGGAGATGGGTTACACCAGGAACACACAGCAATGCCACGTAaaaataaaggagctttggcaaacgtaccagaagacaagggaggttaACTGTCGctctggttctgccccacagacatgtTGCTTTTATGAGGCGCTGCATGCGATTCTATGCGGtgaccccacccctaccccaaaaCATTccatggatacctcccaggagcctTGGGTGACCTCAAGCAACAACAaggaggacattgttgatgaggaagaggaggaggaggagaatgtgaggcaggcaagcagaggatccattctccctgacagccaagaactgtttttagCCCTGGAGCCCGTCCCTTCACAGGACCAGTTGGCAGCGGAGCatgatgctggggaaggcaccTTTG CTGAAACCTTGTCCGTTGGTACATCCTCCACACTGggtcagagactttcccagataagaaggcagaaaaagaagactCGGGAGGATATGTTCAATGAGTTAGTGCGCACCTCCGAGAGTGACAAGAAGGAgctcagagcatggaggattGCACTGTCCGACAACCTGCATAtggacagggaggagggagagcatgcagggaacaagaATGTGGCACACAGGAAGAGATGCTGCggattatga